From Staphylococcus delphini, one genomic window encodes:
- a CDS encoding GNAT family N-acetyltransferase, with protein sequence MSENVKEGHNKFYYGESENRPDAQILFSYYDTNVIDVYSTYVSPSLRSGGVAKRLFDAVIEKAKNENLKIIPSCSYVARQFERDSSLAPYRAE encoded by the coding sequence ATGTCTGAAAATGTGAAAGAAGGACACAATAAGTTCTATTACGGTGAATCTGAAAATAGACCCGACGCACAAATTCTATTTTCTTATTATGATACAAATGTGATCGATGTGTATAGTACTTATGTCAGTCCTTCTTTACGCAGTGGCGGTGTCGCCAAGCGATTGTTTGACGCTGTCATTGAAAAAGCGAAAAACGAAAATCTAAAAATTATTCCATCTTGTAGTTATGTCGCACGCCAATTTGAACGAGATTCCTCACTCGCACCCTACAGAGCGGAATAA
- a CDS encoding manganese-dependent inorganic pyrophosphatase: MMTTYIFGHQNPDTDAISSAIIMADFEQQHGNKEAKAFRIGELGPETQYALDYFNVEVPEFLTDDLTGQDVILVDHNEFQQSAHNIEKANIRHVIDHHRIANFETAGPLYYRSEPVGCTATILYKMYNERKYEIRPEIAGLMVSAIISDSLLFKSPTCTQQDIDAAQALAKIANVDLQTYGLEMLKAGASTTNKTEDELLNTDAKSFSMGDYTVRIAQVNSVDIEEVFARQEALENAMNKASAENSYDTFILVVTDIINSDSKILVVGAEQEKIAQAFNTTLDNHTAFLPGVVSRKKQIVPPITEALS; the protein is encoded by the coding sequence ATAATGACAACTTATATTTTTGGTCATCAAAACCCAGACACTGACGCCATTTCTTCAGCAATCATAATGGCAGATTTCGAACAACAACATGGAAACAAGGAAGCTAAAGCATTTCGTATTGGTGAGTTAGGTCCTGAAACTCAATATGCGTTAGATTATTTCAACGTAGAAGTTCCAGAATTCTTAACAGATGACTTAACTGGGCAAGACGTCATTTTAGTTGACCATAATGAGTTTCAACAAAGTGCTCACAACATTGAAAAAGCGAATATTCGACACGTCATTGATCATCACAGAATCGCGAATTTCGAAACAGCAGGTCCGCTTTATTACCGTTCAGAACCTGTGGGCTGTACAGCAACGATTTTGTACAAAATGTATAATGAGCGCAAATATGAAATTCGTCCTGAGATTGCAGGTTTAATGGTTTCTGCAATTATTTCAGACAGTTTATTATTCAAATCCCCAACATGTACACAACAAGATATTGATGCAGCACAAGCACTCGCAAAAATCGCAAATGTTGATTTACAAACATACGGTTTAGAAATGTTAAAAGCTGGTGCTTCTACAACAAACAAAACAGAAGACGAATTATTAAATACAGATGCAAAATCATTCAGTATGGGGGACTACACAGTTCGTATCGCACAAGTGAACAGTGTGGATATCGAAGAAGTGTTTGCACGTCAAGAAGCGCTTGAAAATGCAATGAATAAAGCAAGTGCTGAAAATAGTTACGACACATTTATTCTTGTCGTTACAGACATTATTAATAGCGACTCAAAAATTCTTGTCGTTGGTGCAGAACAAGAGAAAATCGCACAAGCATTCAACACAACATTAGACAATCATACAGCATTTTTACCAGGCGTTGTTTCTCGTAAAAAGCAAATTGTACCACCGATTACAGAAGCATTATCATAA
- a CDS encoding cysteine hydrolase family protein, which translates to MSNKALVVVDYSYDFVADDGKLTCGAAGQAIEPYIVERIKAYHEAQENIFFMMDLHFEDDPYHPETKCFPPHNIKGTKGRELYGEVKALYDTIKDSAHVYFIDKRRYDSFYGTPLDSMLRERQVDTIEIVGVCTDICVLHTAISAYNLNYQLIIPKKGVATFNEAGHQWALTHFKTTLGAQVE; encoded by the coding sequence ATGTCAAATAAAGCTTTAGTTGTTGTTGATTATTCGTATGATTTTGTTGCAGACGATGGTAAACTGACTTGTGGTGCGGCTGGTCAAGCCATTGAGCCGTACATTGTGGAACGTATTAAAGCATACCACGAAGCACAAGAAAATATTTTTTTCATGATGGATTTACATTTTGAAGATGATCCTTACCATCCTGAGACAAAATGTTTCCCACCACACAATATTAAAGGCACAAAAGGTCGTGAATTGTATGGTGAAGTGAAAGCATTATATGATACGATAAAAGATAGCGCACATGTATATTTTATAGATAAACGCCGTTACGATTCATTTTACGGTACCCCATTAGATAGTATGTTACGCGAACGCCAAGTCGACACTATTGAAATTGTCGGCGTGTGTACAGATATTTGTGTCTTACACACTGCGATTAGCGCATACAATTTAAATTATCAATTAATTATCCCTAAAAAAGGTGTAGCGACATTTAATGAAGCTGGACACCAATGGGCACTGACACATTTTAAAACGACATTGGGCGCTCAGGTAGAATAA